One Cryomorphaceae bacterium 1068 DNA window includes the following coding sequences:
- the gmd gene encoding GDP-mannose 4,6-dehydratase translates to MSRKVALITGVTGQDGAYLSELLLDKGYEVHGIKRRSSLFNTDRVDHLYKDRHEKDVNFFLHYGDLTDASNIIRLIQEIQPDEIYNLGAQSHVQVSFETPEYTANVDGMGVLRILEAVRILGLEKKTRIYQASTSELYGLVQETPQSESTPFYPRSPYAVAKLYAFWIIKNYREAYNLFAVNGILFNHESPLRGETFLTRKVTRAVARIKLGLQERLFVGNLDAKRDWGHARDYVEGMWLMLQHDKPEDFVLATGKTYSVRFFIENAFSHVGIKIKWRGEKEKEEGYDEATGKVLIKVDTKYYRPTEVDLLIGDPTKAQQKLNWHHKYNIEELIKEMVEADLDLFKRDKYLLDGGHAVMNYNE, encoded by the coding sequence ATGTCAAGAAAAGTAGCCTTAATAACCGGTGTAACCGGACAGGATGGAGCTTATCTCTCAGAACTTCTGCTTGATAAGGGTTACGAAGTTCACGGAATCAAGCGGCGGAGTTCACTCTTCAATACAGATAGAGTTGACCACTTGTACAAGGACCGTCACGAAAAGGATGTCAACTTTTTCTTGCATTACGGCGATCTAACCGATGCCTCAAATATCATCCGACTGATTCAAGAGATACAACCTGATGAGATCTATAATTTGGGTGCTCAATCACATGTTCAGGTTTCATTTGAAACTCCGGAATACACTGCTAATGTAGACGGGATGGGTGTCCTCCGAATTCTCGAGGCGGTTCGAATATTAGGTTTAGAAAAGAAGACAAGAATTTATCAGGCATCAACCAGTGAGCTATATGGCTTGGTACAAGAAACGCCACAGTCAGAAAGTACACCCTTCTATCCGAGAAGCCCATATGCCGTGGCTAAACTCTACGCGTTTTGGATAATTAAAAACTACCGAGAAGCTTATAATCTCTTTGCGGTAAATGGAATTCTTTTTAATCACGAAAGTCCGTTGAGAGGTGAGACATTTCTAACCAGAAAAGTAACGAGAGCCGTTGCCCGAATTAAATTGGGATTACAAGAGAGACTCTTTGTGGGGAACCTCGATGCCAAAAGAGATTGGGGACATGCCAGAGATTATGTAGAAGGAATGTGGCTAATGCTTCAGCACGATAAGCCCGAAGATTTTGTATTGGCAACGGGCAAGACATATAGCGTTAGGTTTTTCATCGAAAATGCTTTTTCTCATGTTGGAATCAAGATAAAATGGCGTGGAGAGAAAGAGAAGGAAGAAGGATATGACGAGGCAACGGGAAAAGTCCTCATCAAAGTCGACACAAAGTATTATCGGCCTACCGAGGTAGATCTCCTTATTGGTGATCCAACCAAGGCGCAGCAAAAATTGAATTGGCACCATAAATACAATATTGAAGAGTTGATCAAGGAAATGGTTGAGGCTGACCTCGATCTATTCAAAAGGGACAAGTACCTTTTAGACGGTGGTCATGCGGTAATGAACTATAACGAGTAG
- the cyoE gene encoding heme o synthase, which produces MRAKLGAYAAFAKLRLTSLVVISSIIGYGIGAVTFSWIEVFWLSLSGVLVTGASNGFNQVIERDVDALMNRTKNRPLPQGTMSVIESLLLATAMGVAGLVMLFFMFNQLAAVLGALALFSYVLLYTPLKRYSSIAVFVGAFPGAIPPMLGYVAATADFDLYAGLLFAMQFMWQFPHFWAIAWVSHEDYQKAGYHLLPSKGKDGQSAFLILLYALFLIPVSLLPWAFDLIGPIAAIALALVGIAFAIPAFKLLRTKSDKSARAVMFASFFYLPIAQLILLIDKF; this is translated from the coding sequence GTGAGAGCTAAGCTCGGAGCATATGCGGCTTTTGCCAAACTGCGACTCACTTCTTTAGTAGTCATCTCTTCTATAATTGGCTATGGAATAGGGGCTGTTACGTTTTCATGGATTGAGGTTTTTTGGCTTTCACTGAGCGGTGTCTTGGTGACAGGAGCTTCAAACGGGTTTAATCAAGTCATAGAGCGAGATGTGGATGCCCTCATGAATCGCACTAAAAATCGTCCTCTTCCCCAAGGAACGATGAGCGTGATTGAATCACTTCTTTTGGCCACTGCCATGGGTGTGGCTGGTTTGGTAATGCTTTTTTTCATGTTTAATCAGCTCGCTGCAGTTTTAGGAGCGCTGGCCTTGTTCAGTTACGTATTGCTTTATACTCCTCTCAAGCGATATTCATCCATCGCCGTATTTGTAGGAGCTTTTCCCGGTGCCATACCACCCATGTTGGGTTATGTGGCAGCTACTGCCGATTTCGACCTCTACGCAGGACTTCTTTTTGCTATGCAATTTATGTGGCAGTTTCCGCATTTTTGGGCCATTGCATGGGTTTCTCACGAAGATTACCAGAAGGCAGGATACCATCTTTTGCCTTCCAAAGGAAAGGATGGACAAAGCGCTTTTTTGATATTACTCTACGCGCTGTTTTTAATTCCTGTTTCTCTTTTGCCTTGGGCTTTTGATCTTATCGGACCAATTGCTGCCATTGCACTTGCTTTGGTGGGAATAGCATTCGCAATACCTGCTTTTAAACTACTCAGAACGAAATCCGACAAATCTGCTCGAGCGGTTATGTTTGCTTCGTTCTTCTACTTGCCTATCGCTCAGTTGATCTTATTAATCGACAAATTTTAA
- a CDS encoding SCO family protein, whose protein sequence is MNKSSERRKYLLLFALLLGPGLILIFLSKADHSFEILPHYGPKEPIFTVAGTDVPDTIYHTVPDFSFTSQFGETITMQDFEGDIMVVDFFFTTCPTICPIMTKQMARLQWMLEDTAYDDVSFLSHTVNPTNDTPEVLLEYGKEQGADFEKWTFVTGDQEEIFQQGFEGYLLSTQEDSGAPGGFLHSSMFVLVDRARHIRGFYDGTSSKEVDDLVTDIKMLKKEETLKESEKVSS, encoded by the coding sequence ATGAACAAATCTTCTGAGAGACGGAAATATTTACTGCTTTTCGCTCTATTGCTTGGCCCTGGGTTGATATTAATCTTCCTGAGCAAAGCAGATCATAGTTTCGAAATCCTCCCGCATTACGGTCCGAAAGAACCCATATTTACCGTTGCAGGTACTGATGTTCCTGACACAATTTATCATACCGTTCCGGATTTTTCTTTTACGAGTCAATTTGGTGAGACTATCACCATGCAAGATTTCGAGGGAGATATTATGGTAGTCGATTTCTTCTTTACGACTTGCCCCACCATTTGTCCGATTATGACCAAACAAATGGCTCGATTGCAGTGGATGCTCGAGGATACTGCCTATGACGATGTTTCTTTTTTGTCGCATACAGTCAATCCTACGAATGATACACCTGAAGTTCTTTTGGAATACGGAAAAGAGCAGGGCGCTGATTTCGAGAAATGGACGTTTGTCACCGGAGATCAGGAAGAGATTTTTCAGCAAGGTTTCGAAGGATACCTTCTGAGCACACAAGAAGATTCAGGTGCACCGGGAGGATTTTTGCATTCCAGCATGTTTGTATTAGTAGATCGAGCTCGACACATCCGTGGATTTTATGACGGAACCAGTTCGAAGGAGGTGGATGATCTGGTAACAGATATTAAAATGCTGAAGAAAGAAGAGACCTTGAAGGAATCAGAAAAAGTAAGTTCATGA
- a CDS encoding cytochrome c oxidase subunit 3, giving the protein MAGEATKAIDKTVLWGGGRSPFSVSYGKMMMWFFLVSDALTFSGLLVAYGYARQAYTGAWPIGEEVFHALPGLHGNFPLIYVALMTFILIISSVTMVLAVEAGHRMDRKGVTKWLALTIVGGFIFLGSQAWEWSHFIHGSGGYITTEDNAQYFLAEEIPHGMTAAEFEGFALIANKGEDNESTIIGDKAVSLFNDRIDYVQGANMTINEYGPPQYANFFFFITGFHGFHVFSGVLINIIVFFGVINGVYEKRGHYEMVEKTGLYWHFVDLVWVFVFTFFYLI; this is encoded by the coding sequence ATGGCAGGAGAAGCTACTAAAGCTATTGATAAAACAGTTCTTTGGGGCGGCGGACGTTCGCCTTTCAGTGTGAGCTATGGTAAAATGATGATGTGGTTTTTCCTCGTCTCAGATGCCTTAACCTTTTCCGGACTCCTTGTAGCGTACGGCTACGCTCGCCAAGCCTACACAGGTGCATGGCCGATCGGTGAAGAAGTATTTCACGCACTTCCAGGACTACATGGAAATTTCCCGCTTATTTATGTAGCCTTAATGACCTTCATTCTCATCATTAGTTCCGTTACAATGGTTCTGGCCGTTGAGGCTGGACATAGAATGGACCGAAAGGGTGTTACCAAGTGGTTGGCCTTGACGATCGTTGGAGGATTTATCTTCTTAGGATCCCAAGCTTGGGAATGGAGCCACTTTATACACGGCTCGGGTGGATATATCACGACTGAAGACAATGCTCAATATTTCTTGGCTGAAGAGATTCCACATGGAATGACTGCCGCAGAATTTGAAGGTTTCGCCCTCATTGCCAATAAGGGAGAAGATAACGAATCGACGATTATAGGAGATAAGGCGGTTTCACTTTTCAATGATAGAATCGATTATGTGCAAGGTGCTAATATGACCATCAATGAATATGGTCCACCACAGTACGCTAACTTTTTCTTCTTTATAACGGGATTTCATGGTTTCCACGTATTCAGTGGAGTCTTGATTAACATCATTGTATTCTTTGGTGTCATTAATGGAGTTTACGAGAAACGCGGCCATTACGAGATGGTTGAAAAGACAGGTTTGTACTGGCACTTTGTTGACTTGGTATGGGTATTTGTCTTTACTTTCTTTTACCTGATATAA
- a CDS encoding homocysteine S-methyltransferase family protein, protein MRQPKPSGNEIKNILRNRVMVLDGAMGTMIQRHTLEEEDFRGDRFKDHPHSLKGNNDLLSLTRPDIIKEIHSLYFEAGADIAETNTFSSTQIAQADYHLESAVYDLNVASARLAREAADSFTAKEPDKPRFVAGSMGPTNRTASLSPDVNDPGYRAVTFDQLKENYAQQAKALIEGGVDMLLVETVFDTLNAKAALFAIDEVFDELNLELPIMVSGTITDASGRTLSGQTTEAFLISLEHMPLLSIGLNCALGAAQLRPYLKVLAEKSPFAVSAHPNAGLPNEFGEYDQTPEEMASEVGEFLEAGFLNIVGGCCGTTPDHIHALAEAAKNRKPRMGFVAHTEVTNV, encoded by the coding sequence ATGAGGCAACCGAAACCTTCGGGTAACGAGATAAAGAATATACTGAGGAATCGAGTGATGGTTTTGGATGGTGCTATGGGTACCATGATTCAACGTCACACGTTGGAAGAAGAAGATTTTCGCGGTGATCGATTCAAAGATCACCCACATTCCCTAAAGGGAAATAATGATCTACTCAGCCTCACCCGACCTGATATTATCAAAGAGATTCACTCTCTCTATTTCGAGGCGGGTGCAGACATAGCAGAAACAAATACATTCAGCTCAACTCAAATCGCCCAAGCTGATTATCACTTGGAGTCTGCCGTCTATGATTTGAACGTGGCAAGTGCGCGACTGGCAAGAGAAGCTGCCGATAGTTTTACGGCGAAAGAACCGGATAAACCTCGATTTGTAGCTGGCTCAATGGGCCCCACTAATAGAACGGCCAGCCTTTCACCCGATGTGAATGATCCCGGATACCGCGCCGTTACTTTTGACCAACTTAAAGAAAATTACGCCCAGCAGGCAAAAGCTCTAATCGAAGGCGGAGTAGACATGCTTTTGGTGGAGACGGTATTTGATACCCTCAACGCTAAGGCAGCCCTTTTTGCTATAGATGAGGTATTTGACGAACTCAATCTCGAACTTCCGATTATGGTATCAGGTACTATAACGGATGCGAGTGGCAGAACCCTTTCCGGACAAACGACGGAAGCCTTTCTAATTTCGCTCGAGCACATGCCCCTACTATCGATTGGTTTGAATTGTGCCTTGGGAGCAGCTCAGCTCCGACCTTATTTGAAGGTGCTTGCCGAAAAATCTCCATTTGCCGTGAGTGCACATCCCAATGCCGGATTGCCGAATGAATTTGGTGAATACGACCAAACTCCGGAAGAAATGGCGTCAGAGGTTGGCGAGTTTTTGGAAGCCGGATTTCTGAATATAGTCGGCGGCTGTTGTGGAACAACTCCTGATCATATTCATGCTTTGGCAGAAGCTGCGAAGAATAGAAAACCGAGAATGGGTTTCGTAGCTCATACTGAAGTGACTAACGTTTAA
- a CDS encoding GDP-L-fucose synthase gives MNKEAKVYVAGHRGMVGSAIFRALQESGYTNLIGKTSSELDLRDKTAVTFFFEEEKPEYVFLAAAKVGGISANDTYRAEFIHDNLAIELNVIDASYRAGVKKLLFLGSSCIYPKLAPQPLKEEYLLTGLLEPTNEPYAIAKIAGIKMCEAYRDQYGCNYISAMPTNLYGPNDNYDLKNSHVLPALLRKFHEAKESGSSAVEIWGSGTPKREFLHVDDMAEACIYLMENYDGKEFVNVGIGEEISIADLAHLIADIVGFDGRLEFDRSKPDGTPRKLMDVSKINQLGWTAQVSLEEGIRSVYQDFKASLVKA, from the coding sequence GTGAATAAAGAAGCTAAAGTATACGTAGCAGGTCATCGTGGGATGGTAGGTAGTGCGATTTTTCGTGCGCTTCAAGAATCCGGGTATACCAACCTAATCGGAAAAACATCAAGCGAACTTGATCTCAGAGACAAAACAGCGGTTACTTTTTTCTTTGAAGAAGAAAAACCTGAGTACGTCTTTTTGGCTGCAGCCAAAGTAGGGGGCATAAGCGCCAATGATACGTATCGGGCTGAATTCATTCACGATAATCTGGCTATAGAACTCAACGTGATCGATGCTTCTTACAGAGCCGGAGTTAAAAAGCTCCTCTTTTTGGGATCATCTTGCATCTATCCGAAGTTGGCCCCCCAACCGTTGAAGGAAGAATACTTGCTTACTGGTTTGCTCGAGCCTACCAATGAGCCTTATGCCATTGCAAAGATTGCAGGTATAAAAATGTGTGAAGCTTATCGCGACCAATATGGTTGCAATTATATCTCCGCCATGCCCACCAATCTTTACGGGCCTAATGACAATTACGATCTAAAGAACTCTCATGTTTTACCAGCGCTATTGCGCAAATTCCATGAAGCCAAAGAATCTGGTTCAAGTGCGGTAGAGATTTGGGGTTCGGGAACGCCCAAAAGGGAATTTCTCCATGTAGACGATATGGCAGAGGCTTGCATTTACTTGATGGAAAATTACGATGGAAAGGAGTTTGTGAATGTTGGAATCGGAGAGGAAATATCTATTGCTGATCTGGCTCATCTTATTGCCGATATTGTGGGATTTGACGGTCGTCTGGAATTCGACCGGTCAAAACCGGATGGCACACCACGCAAACTCATGGATGTTTCTAAAATCAACCAACTCGGTTGGACTGCTCAAGTATCATTGGAGGAAGGTATAAGGAGTGTTTATCAAGATTTTAAAGCCTCTTTAGTTAAAGCCTGA
- a CDS encoding DUF420 domain-containing protein has translation MTGAGVEKKSKPWIIVLSIAVPIVVAILFTVKIEGYDTSFLPPIYATLNGLTALFLIGGVVSIKNKKIETHKKLMTSAIAFSALFLVLYVIYHSTSDSTSFGGEGWIRPVYFTLLISHILLSIIIIPLVLLTYVRALAEKFDKHRKIARITFPIWLYVAISGVVVYLMISPYYV, from the coding sequence ATGACAGGAGCAGGAGTTGAGAAAAAGAGTAAGCCGTGGATTATTGTTCTTTCGATAGCAGTTCCTATCGTTGTAGCAATTTTGTTTACTGTAAAAATTGAAGGTTACGACACTTCATTCTTACCACCCATTTATGCGACATTAAATGGATTGACCGCCTTGTTCTTGATTGGAGGTGTTGTCTCAATCAAAAACAAGAAAATCGAAACCCACAAGAAGTTAATGACTTCGGCGATCGCCTTTTCTGCCTTGTTTCTGGTACTATACGTGATTTATCATAGCACCAGCGATTCTACTTCTTTCGGTGGTGAAGGGTGGATTCGCCCAGTGTACTTCACATTATTGATCTCGCATATTCTGCTCTCCATTATTATCATACCATTAGTTTTATTGACATATGTGCGAGCGCTTGCTGAAAAATTTGACAAGCACCGTAAAATTGCACGCATCACTTTCCCGATTTGGCTCTACGTTGCCATCTCAGGAGTTGTGGTTTATTTGATGATTTCACCTTACTACGTTTAG
- a CDS encoding cytochrome C oxidase subunit IV family protein, with translation MERDDLIVNDSYSVDARHDEAHGKQIRKKIYFVTILLSVITTVEVALGIFIKQGTDFWPVVKWSFIVMTLVKAGYIVLVFMHLGDERKSLRYVILIPYAIFILYLLFIGVTESSHLNDVWLEFQP, from the coding sequence ATGGAGCGCGACGACCTTATTGTAAACGATAGTTATTCAGTTGATGCCCGTCATGACGAGGCTCATGGAAAGCAGATTCGAAAGAAAATTTATTTTGTAACTATTCTCCTATCGGTGATTACAACGGTAGAGGTGGCTTTAGGAATCTTTATCAAGCAGGGTACAGATTTCTGGCCGGTTGTTAAGTGGTCATTCATTGTAATGACCCTTGTTAAAGCCGGGTACATCGTTCTTGTATTTATGCACCTCGGTGATGAACGAAAGTCGCTGAGATATGTTATACTCATACCATACGCCATTTTTATTCTTTATCTGCTTTTTATTGGCGTTACAGAGTCTAGCCACTTGAATGACGTATGGCTTGAATTTCAGCCATAA
- a CDS encoding MraY family glycosyltransferase, giving the protein MKEIVLGFVTSFFVVLLTTPSLIKVAKMKKLVDDPNEERKKHRKSTPTIGGIIIFAASIFAYSLWFPSDNLNYFGSLHHFSESVSDFKFLIAATILLFFIGVKDDIIGVAPMKKLIGHVIVGFILVVMADIRIMGMHGVFGIYEIPEWASVGLSVFTYIVIVNAINLIDGSDGLAAGTGFICSVYFGLWFYGTYQYDFSMMAFVLAGSLGGFLLFNFSPAKIFMGDSGSLFIGAFVFVMAMKCIETDTRLLDGWTENVSSAVFALSVLAYPLVDTLRVFTLRILKGRSPFSPDRNHIHHQLIDSGYGHVFTALYLYLVVIAVPLVSLGFKGYSPTVAFFSMMLISFALVHTVFLFRFWKSKQKVSEATEA; this is encoded by the coding sequence ATGAAAGAGATTGTCCTAGGTTTTGTGACGTCTTTTTTTGTCGTTCTCCTCACTACTCCTTCCCTCATCAAAGTGGCTAAGATGAAGAAGCTCGTAGACGATCCTAATGAGGAGAGAAAGAAGCACCGAAAAAGCACTCCTACTATTGGGGGTATTATCATTTTCGCCGCCAGCATCTTCGCATACTCGCTTTGGTTTCCGTCGGATAACCTGAATTATTTTGGGAGTCTCCACCATTTTTCAGAGTCTGTTAGTGACTTCAAGTTTTTGATTGCTGCGACTATTTTGCTCTTCTTTATTGGTGTGAAGGATGATATCATTGGCGTTGCGCCTATGAAAAAACTCATTGGTCATGTTATCGTGGGTTTCATTCTGGTAGTCATGGCGGATATCAGAATAATGGGTATGCACGGTGTTTTCGGTATTTACGAGATTCCCGAATGGGCCAGTGTTGGTCTTTCAGTTTTCACATATATCGTTATTGTGAATGCCATTAATTTGATAGATGGTAGCGACGGATTGGCCGCGGGAACAGGGTTTATCTGTTCCGTTTACTTCGGTCTTTGGTTTTACGGCACGTATCAATACGACTTTAGTATGATGGCTTTCGTCTTGGCAGGATCGTTAGGAGGGTTTTTACTGTTTAATTTTTCGCCTGCTAAGATTTTTATGGGAGACTCGGGCTCTCTGTTTATCGGCGCCTTTGTATTTGTAATGGCGATGAAATGCATTGAGACTGATACTCGGCTCCTCGATGGGTGGACTGAGAATGTATCATCTGCAGTTTTTGCATTAAGTGTCCTGGCCTACCCGCTCGTAGATACGCTGCGAGTTTTTACCTTGAGAATATTGAAAGGTCGCTCACCCTTTTCGCCCGATAGAAATCACATTCACCACCAACTTATAGATAGCGGATATGGCCATGTGTTCACTGCATTGTACCTATATTTGGTCGTTATCGCTGTGCCTTTGGTTTCACTAGGATTTAAGGGTTACAGTCCTACGGTTGCCTTTTTCTCAATGATGCTGATAAGTTTTGCCCTTGTTCACACTGTTTTCTTGTTCAGGTTCTGGAAGTCCAAACAAAAAGTTTCTGAAGCAACTGAGGCTTAG